The Aedes aegypti strain LVP_AGWG chromosome 3, AaegL5.0 Primary Assembly, whole genome shotgun sequence genome contains a region encoding:
- the LOC5576665 gene encoding exonuclease 3'-5' domain-containing protein 2, whose product MTDNSCQLPPLAIDISRYKVHVVGDYATCQDFTLQLKLHCEDYPVLGFDCEWWCTSSMGNNRKVALLQLASAGGLCILVQMTRLHSIPQELSDLLHNDRILKVGIGPLADGIKLHQDYGLALRGTMDLQTLAQRLDVPVPYGMKALAKSVLGFEMDKKKNVILSNWERPLLTKRQIDYASKDAIVGLEIFRAFNQRIQLCEMEPFRDVRYQIPKVPKLKKPPPPPKRPQKRQKPHAKRMRLDVRQAQQLQGHLYTEF is encoded by the exons ATGACCGACAACTCTTGTCAGCTTCCACCCCTGGCAATAGATATCAGTCGCTACAAGGTCCACGTTGTGGGCGACTACGCGACGTGTCAGGATTTCACGCTTCAACTTAAGCTCCACTGCGAAGATTACCCGGTTCTGGGATTCGATTGTGAATGGTGGTGTACCAGTAGCATGGGCAACAACCGAAAGGTAGCCCTATTGCAACTAGCGTCCGCCGGAGGTCTCTGCATTCTGGTGCAGATGACGCGTTTGCACAGTATACCGCAAGAACTGAGCGATCTCCTGCACAACGATCGTATCCTCAAAGTGGGCATTGGACCGCTCGCTGATGGTATCAAGTTACACCAGGATTACGGTCTGGCCCTAAGAGGCACAATGGATCTGCAAACGCTGGCACAACGGTTGGACGTTCCAGTGCCGTACGGTATGAAAGCTTTGGCCAAGAGTGTGCTTGGGTTCGAGATGGACAAAAAGAAAAACGTCATTTTATCCAACTGGGAAAGACCTTTGCTAACGAAGAGACAAATCGATTACGCTTCGAAGGATGCCATTGTGGGATTGGAGATTTTCCGGGCGTTCAACCAAAGGATTCAGTTATG TGAAATGGAACCGTTCCGAGACGTTCGTTACCAGATTCCGAAAGTTCCGAAGCTTAAGAAACCACCACCCCCACCAAAACGGCCCCAGAAAAGACAAAAACCGCATGCAAAACGGATGAGGCTAGACGTACGGCAGGCCCAGCAACTGCAGGGACATCTGTATACGGAATTTTGA